The DNA region CACAGTAACTACATCACCGACATTATGCGCTTTCAGATCTCCAAATAGAAAGCCATCCTGCCTGTCTTCAGACCAGAGTGAACCGTCACTACCAGCCTTTGTAACCCGTTCAGCCGAGCCTTCTGAGAGAATCTGTTTTTTATCTTCTGCCGTTGTAAATACCGGAGATAAAGTAAGTACAAGTCCAATCACCATTATCAAATATTTCATACTACCCCCTTATCACCATTTAACACTCACTGAACCATCACCATCAACCTCGCCAATCACCTCTTTTCGGGATTGCGTGTTGGTAATCCTTACAGGCCGGCCCCTGTACCCGTCTTCATCTGCCACGCCAACAGCAATAACCTTAAGCGACGCTGACTCGGCAACAATAAATACCTTTTCTCCTTTTTTAAATAATGGCGGCTCCTCTAATATATTTTCAGTCAGTATTGAATTGGTCCCGACAAATCGTTTAACCCGCTTTCCAGGAATCTGGTTGATATCACTAATGTAACCTGCCGGTAATCTTGACAGGTCCTTTCTCCCAATATAAATATCATCAGCTCCAACCATCTGTCTTTCCTTCAGAGGTTTGGATGCAAGGACAACTTCTACCAATACCTCAATCTCTGCAGTTACCCATGATGACTGAAATGAATTGTCTGAACCAGCTATGTCCAGCAGGAATGATGACCTTCCTATCATCGAAGATGACGGGGCTACTTTAATGTTATAACTCCAGCCTGCCGGTAGAGCTAATTTATTTGAAATATTGACATTTTTTACATTTATCTGATCCTCAGTCCATGGAGAATTCTGAATTACATACTCTTTAATAATATTCTCAACGTCATCAGATGACATAATTTTAACTGCATCTGCCCCATAAGTATTATCATAACCAGTCACTATAATTACCAATAATAATACTGTTAAAATTGAGAGGCATTTTTGCGTAATTTTAGAATTCAGCATCCCTGTCATTCCCCCGATCATCCCCTCTGACATCCTGCCAGTCATCCCGAACCTGTTTCGGAATCTCCTCTTTTGAGACACTGAATCAAGTTCATGGTGACCGTGGCTGTTTTTTTCAAAAGCCGGTTACAAGCTAATTCCTGTTTATCTCTTCACGTCATTCGCCGTGCGCATCATCTCATCTGCTGTCTGGATCGCTTTAGAGTTTATCTCATATGCACGCTGTCCAATTATCATATTAACGAGCTCTTCAGCAATGTTCACATTTGACGCTTCAAGAAAACCCTGAGCAATTGTGCCAAATCCAGCATCTCCAGGCCCACCCGTTTGTGCCTCACCAGATGCGGCAGTCGGGATGAATAAATTCCTTCCAAGAGAATTAAGCCCTGAGGGATTTGAAAACCTGGCAAGCTGTATAGTTCCCACCTCAACCGGTGTTGGATTTCCTGCCTGCAGTACGGATATTGTCCCATTCGCACTGACAGAGATATTTATGGCATCTGAAGGTATAGTAATGGACGGCTCCGCGGTATACCCGTCTGAAGTCACCATCCTTCCGCTGCTGTCTTTCTTGAATGAACCACCCCTTGTATATCCTATCGCACCATCAGGCATTAGAACCTGAAAAAAACCTTCCCCTTCAATGGCAAGATCAAGTGCATTCGAAGTATTCTGAAAATCACCCTGAGAAAATATCTTTTGAACAGTTGCAGGACGAACGCCGGATCCAACCTGAATGCCTGCCGGCACCTGAGTCCCCGAGCCTGACGGAGCGCCTGCCATCCTCACGGTCTGATACAATAGATCCTGAAAATCTCCCCTGCTTTTTTTAAAACCTGCAGTATTAACATTTGCAAGGTTGTTGGAGATTACATCAATATTAAGCTGTTGTGCCTCCATCCCGGTTGCTGAGATATATAAAGCTCGCATCATAATCTATTCCCTCCCTTGAACAATAAAACAGTAACCATGCTCACCGCCTGACTCATACTCTTCCCATCTCATTAGCCTTGGCCGATGTCTCATCCAGGGTGGTCATCACCTTCTGATACGATTCATAGCCACGTAATACACTTATCATTGCCGCCATCTCTTTAACTGAATTGACATTTGAGAGTTCAACGGCACCCTGCAGGACCTTATACCCCTCAGCTGCATGCTCCCCGGAACCTGAAAACAAATTGTTTTGGTCCTTTTGCAGCAAGTAAGGCTTTTCGAAATCCACAATTTTGAACTTGGTTATCTCACTACCATTTACCGACACCCTGCCGTCAGAATCCACAGCGATCTTTCCTTCTTCCAGAATAATTGGGCCTCCTTCACCCATGACCATATTCCCATCAACCGTAGTCAGCGCATTGGATGCATTAAGAATGAAATTGCCGCTCCTTGTATAACGGGGACCATCCGGTGTATCAATGACAAAAAAACCATCTCCCTCTATCGCCATGTCTAAAACATTTCCTGTCTGCCTGATGACACCTGTATTAAAATCAGTAAAGACTCTGTCTATCTCTGTAA from Nitrospirota bacterium includes:
- the flgA gene encoding flagellar basal body P-ring formation protein FlgA, producing MLNSKITQKCLSILTVLLLVIIVTGYDNTYGADAVKIMSSDDVENIIKEYVIQNSPWTEDQINVKNVNISNKLALPAGWSYNIKVAPSSSMIGRSSFLLDIAGSDNSFQSSWVTAEIEVLVEVVLASKPLKERQMVGADDIYIGRKDLSRLPAGYISDINQIPGKRVKRFVGTNSILTENILEEPPLFKKGEKVFIVAESASLKVIAVGVADEDGYRGRPVRITNTQSRKEVIGEVDGDGSVSVKW
- the flgG gene encoding flagellar basal-body rod protein FlgG, which translates into the protein MMRALYISATGMEAQQLNIDVISNNLANVNTAGFKKSRGDFQDLLYQTVRMAGAPSGSGTQVPAGIQVGSGVRPATVQKIFSQGDFQNTSNALDLAIEGEGFFQVLMPDGAIGYTRGGSFKKDSSGRMVTSDGYTAEPSITIPSDAINISVSANGTISVLQAGNPTPVEVGTIQLARFSNPSGLNSLGRNLFIPTAASGEAQTGGPGDAGFGTIAQGFLEASNVNIAEELVNMIIGQRAYEINSKAIQTADEMMRTANDVKR
- the flgF gene encoding flagellar basal-body rod protein FlgF codes for the protein MNKGIYPALSGGVAYEKLLTMIANNVANINTTGYKADRPVFKVDVPDTFNGTDLPSPVNDKFFTEIDRVFTDFNTGVIRQTGNVLDMAIEGDGFFVIDTPDGPRYTRSGNFILNASNALTTVDGNMVMGEGGPIILEEGKIAVDSDGRVSVNGSEITKFKIVDFEKPYLLQKDQNNLFSGSGEHAAEGYKVLQGAVELSNVNSVKEMAAMISVLRGYESYQKVMTTLDETSAKANEMGRV